A window from Vigna angularis cultivar LongXiaoDou No.4 chromosome 7, ASM1680809v1, whole genome shotgun sequence encodes these proteins:
- the LOC108337603 gene encoding guanine nucleotide-binding protein subunit gamma 2 produces the protein MAMDEQQSSEVLPSENGRELSENYREEGSHHPQSGTTSSPGGFIGKHRLQAALTHLNNQISILQEELEKVETFGESSTVCKDLISSVESTPDPLLPCTKGSVDAAWDRWFGSTHHFRNHKRWI, from the exons ATGGCCATGGATGAACAGCAATCATCAGAGGTATTGCCATCAGAAAATGGAAGAGAATTGTCAGAGAATTACAGAGAAGAGGGCTCTCATCACCCTCAATCAGGAACCACCTCTTCCCCTGGTGGCTTCATTGGGAAACATAGGTTGCAAGCAGCCCTAACCCATCTCAATAACCAAATTTCCATTTTGCAG GAAGAATTGGAAAAGGTTGAAACATTTGGTGAATCCTCCACCGTTTGCAAGGA TTTAATTTCAAGCGTTGAATCTACTCCAGATCCTCTCCTTCCATG CACTAAAGGATCAGTTGATGCTGCTTGGGATCGATGGTTCGGATCTACCCACCATTTTCGAAATCACAAACGTTGGATTTag